Proteins from a single region of Pseudarthrobacter sp. NIBRBAC000502772:
- the rplL gene encoding 50S ribosomal protein L7/L12, translating to MAKLTNEELIEAFKELTIIELSEFVKLFEETFEVTAAAVAVAGPAGGGAAEEAEEQTEFDVILESAGEKKIAVIKEVRAITSLGLKEAKDVVDSAPKAVLEGVTKEAAEKAVEQLQAAGATVTLK from the coding sequence ATGGCGAAGCTCACCAACGAAGAGCTCATTGAAGCTTTCAAGGAACTGACCATCATCGAGCTCTCCGAGTTCGTCAAGCTCTTCGAAGAGACCTTCGAAGTTACTGCAGCTGCAGTTGCTGTTGCTGGCCCCGCCGGTGGCGGCGCAGCTGAAGAAGCTGAAGAGCAGACTGAATTCGACGTTATCCTCGAATCAGCTGGCGAAAAGAAGATCGCAGTGATCAAGGAAGTTCGCGCAATCACTTCCCTGGGTCTGAAGGAAGCTAAGGACGTTGTTGACAGCGCTCCGAAGGCTGTTCTCGAAGGCGTCACGAAGGAAGCTGCCGAGAAGGCAGTGGAGCAGCTCCAGGCTGCCGGCGCAACCGTTACCCTCAAGTAA
- the rplJ gene encoding 50S ribosomal protein L10, with protein MATPTKVSAVAEITNDFKESNAAVLTEYRGLTVAQLKQLRVSLGQDTKFSVVKNTLTAIAAKEAGVEAFNDQLSGPTAIAFIKGDAVAAAKSLTDFAKANKQLVIKTGYFEGKALTASEVSALAALESRERQLAMVAGILKAPAAAAARTIDALRLKLEEENGAPAAAEAPAAEEAPAADEAPEAVAEASAEAPAAEEN; from the coding sequence ATGGCAACGCCTACAAAGGTTTCAGCAGTAGCTGAGATCACTAACGATTTCAAGGAATCGAACGCCGCTGTCCTGACCGAATACCGTGGGCTCACCGTTGCACAGCTCAAGCAGCTGCGTGTTTCTCTCGGCCAGGACACCAAGTTCTCGGTCGTCAAGAACACCCTGACCGCAATTGCAGCCAAGGAAGCTGGTGTCGAAGCATTCAACGACCAGCTCTCCGGCCCCACTGCAATCGCGTTCATCAAGGGTGACGCAGTTGCAGCTGCCAAGAGCCTGACGGATTTTGCCAAGGCCAACAAGCAGCTGGTCATCAAGACCGGTTACTTCGAGGGCAAGGCACTGACCGCCAGCGAAGTTTCTGCACTGGCAGCGCTCGAGTCCCGCGAGCGGCAGCTCGCCATGGTTGCAGGCATCCTCAAGGCTCCTGCTGCCGCCGCTGCACGCACGATTGACGCACTGCGCCTCAAGCTTGAAGAAGAGAACGGTGCACCGGCAGCTGCCGAGGCTCCCGCCGCTGAAGAAGCTCCGGCCGCAGACGAAGCCCCCGAAGCAGTTGCAGAAGCCTCGGCTGAAGCACCCGCTGCCGAAGAGAACTAG
- a CDS encoding GNAT family N-acetyltransferase encodes MAEDVRIEQLWIPDTVDAPDAVDFLAAVEVGRKVRMQTWGSDDLAYTPLEKLLELADPYERQIILVAKAGDQIIGTVDIALPLTDNLDMAEFTLDILPEFQRQGVGRKLLLAAEHLARSEGRTLILVDTNHPGASLHEFEAAQLVPGSGQGFVPLDSREVEFARRTGYTLQHIEQFSACALPLDTKLVADLQAEADEANNGRYRLHHWTDRCPDEWLEAVAVLENQAGADVDPSLETPVEQDMVFDGGILREAEEVTIAQGRRTVVTAVEHLATGALVGLTTISVLAHRPDVVFQDDTLVLQEHRGNKLGLLIKVANMERLTEQFPDARVIYTWNAPENRYLLTVNQQLGFTTAGVTGIWQKELPHLGTSKS; translated from the coding sequence ATGGCAGAAGACGTACGGATCGAGCAGTTGTGGATCCCGGATACCGTGGACGCACCCGACGCAGTGGATTTTCTGGCTGCCGTGGAGGTGGGCCGCAAAGTCCGGATGCAGACCTGGGGCAGTGATGACCTCGCGTACACGCCGCTGGAGAAGCTCCTTGAGCTGGCCGATCCCTATGAGCGCCAGATCATCCTGGTGGCCAAGGCCGGGGACCAGATCATCGGCACGGTGGACATTGCACTGCCGCTGACTGACAACCTGGACATGGCGGAGTTCACGCTGGACATCCTGCCGGAATTCCAGCGCCAGGGGGTAGGCCGCAAGCTGCTGCTCGCGGCAGAACACCTGGCACGCAGCGAGGGCCGCACGCTGATCCTCGTTGACACCAACCATCCCGGCGCGTCCCTGCACGAGTTCGAGGCGGCCCAGCTGGTGCCGGGTTCCGGGCAGGGCTTTGTGCCGCTGGACAGTCGGGAAGTCGAATTCGCGCGCCGGACGGGCTACACACTGCAGCACATCGAACAGTTCAGCGCCTGTGCACTGCCCCTGGACACCAAACTCGTGGCCGATCTCCAGGCCGAGGCCGATGAAGCCAACAACGGGCGGTACCGGCTTCATCACTGGACGGACCGCTGCCCGGATGAGTGGCTGGAAGCCGTGGCCGTGCTCGAAAACCAGGCGGGCGCCGACGTCGACCCTTCCCTGGAGACTCCCGTTGAGCAGGACATGGTGTTCGACGGCGGCATCCTCCGCGAGGCGGAAGAGGTCACCATCGCGCAGGGGAGGCGGACGGTGGTCACCGCCGTCGAGCATCTGGCCACCGGGGCACTGGTGGGCCTGACCACCATCAGCGTCCTTGCGCACCGGCCCGATGTGGTGTTCCAGGACGACACCCTGGTCCTGCAGGAGCACCGCGGGAACAAGCTGGGGCTGCTGATCAAGGTGGCCAACATGGAGCGGCTCACCGAGCAGTTCCCCGACGCCCGGGTGATCTACACCTGGAACGCGCCGGAGAACAGGTATCTGCTGACGGTCAACCAGCAGCTTGGCTTCACCACGGCCGGCGTGACCGGCATCTGGCAGAAAGAGCTCCCACACCTGGGGACCAGCAAGAGCTGA